ATACCATCCTGCTTGTCTTTGTCGTCCGTCCTCTGTGTTGCGACAACCGTTACATAGTTCGACTATGCGCCTGTTGTCGCGCCTTGATGACGAACGAAAATCCGGCGCGATCTGGTATGTCATTTTCCGGCAATCGCCTTAGGCGATTTCTGTCAAATGACATACCATCCTGTTTGACTTTGTCGTCCGCCCTCTGTGTTGCGACAACCGTTACATCGTTCGACGATGCGCCTGTTGTCGCGCCTCGATGACGAACGAAAATCCGGCGCGATCTGGTATGCCATTTTCCGGCAATCGCCTTATTGTTATGTCAGCACAGCGGTCACGCCGTGGATTGACTTTCGTCAACCCACTCCGCCGGATTGGCGATCTGCCCCGCGGTTCGTCGGCAAAATCGCAGGGTACCACCACCAGGACGTGTCGTGGCGTCAAAATTCTGCGAAAATCCACAGGCTAGATCTCAACATTCCATACCGGTTTGCTGGAAAAATGCTACCAGCTCGGTAAAACCCAGACAGGATTCCGGAATATGTCAAACATCGTTACGCGGCTTAGCGAAGACCACAGAAATTTCAGCAAGGTGCTGAAGGTCCTCATCTGGCAGATCGAGTTGATGAAGGCAGACGACGAACCGGACTACCTCCTGCTCAAGGACTGCCTGGACTATTTCTCCGAGTATTCGGATGTCATTCATCATCCCGGGGAAGACATTGTATTTGAGCAGCTGATCGATATGGACGAATCCCTGCGGCCGATCATCGACACGCTGACCCGGGATCACTCCCTACTCAAGCTGGTTACGCGG
This region of Gammaproteobacteria bacterium genomic DNA includes:
- a CDS encoding hemerythrin domain-containing protein, with amino-acid sequence MSNIVTRLSEDHRNFSKVLKVLIWQIELMKADDEPDYLLLKDCLDYFSEYSDVIHHPGEDIVFEQLIDMDESLRPIIDTLTRDHSLLKLVTRDLAEQLDVIETNAIIDKGALRKRLEEYVTLQQGHMDMEEGQVYPKLRKLITPEISAEVEQHLNSGKDPLFGVDSLARYQSLLQQITDRS